A genomic window from Silene latifolia isolate original U9 population chromosome 11, ASM4854445v1, whole genome shotgun sequence includes:
- the LOC141611322 gene encoding putative serine/threonine-protein kinase PBL21 produces MGCLSCFVFRKKAVKAEDTDQAQSVNLTSVYVSKDVNSSYAKAFDKAARAKSPAKSLTYRELCIATGMFNDANWIGEGGFGKVFKGRLETGEVVAIKQLNHKGLQGSKEFINEVLMLSLLHHPNLMSLKGYCTDGDEKLLVYEYMPKGSLEDHLFDLDPDKVPLDWHTRLKIAVDTARGLEYLHCTTSPPVIFRDLKPANILLDNEFNAKLADFGLAKLGPVGDMTHVSTRVMGTYGYCAPEYAMSGKLTVKSDIYSLGVVLLELISGRKAFDSNRTFREQNLVNWSRPFMKDRRKFVQLADPAMKGFFPLRCLHHAIAIAAMCIQEQPAFRPLIPEVLEALEYLASQPYNPEASGSEKRSRFQPLPSQRDRSRY; encoded by the exons ATGGGTTGTTTATCGTGTTTTGTTTTTCGAAAAAAAGCTGTCAAGGCTGAAGACACTGATCAAGCTCAATCTGTTAATCTCACTTCAG TATATGTCAGCAAAGATGTAAATTCTAGCTATGCTAAAGCTTTTGACAAGGCTGCTCGGGCAAAAAGTCCAGCAAAAAGTCTCACATACCGTGAACTCTGTATTGCAACTGGGATGTTTAATGATGCTAATTGGATTGGCGAAGGGGGTTTTGGGAAGGTTTTCAAGGGAAGGCTAGAGACAGGGGAG GTTGTTGCAATCAAACAATTAAATCATAAAGGTCTTCAAGGAAGTAAGGAATTCATTAATGAAGTTCTTATGCTTAGCCTTCTTCATCACCCAAACCTTATGAGCTTAAAAGGTTATTGCACAGATGGTGATGAAAAACTCTTAGTTTACGAGTATATGCCTAAGGGTAGCTTGGAAGACCATTTATTTG ATTTGGACCCTGATAAGGTTCCCTTAGATTGGCACACTCGCCTTAAAATCGCTGTTGATACAGCAAGAGGACTGGAGTATCTTCATTGTACAACCAGTCCACCTGTCATCTTTCGTGACTTAAAACCCGCAAATATTCTACTGGACAACGAGTTCAATGCCAAGCTAGCGGACTTTGGACTTGCCAAGTTAGGACCTGTGGGTGACATGACCCATGTATCCACTCGAGTGATGGGAACTTACGGATATTGTGCACCTGAATATGCCATGAGTGGGAAACTGACAGTCAAATCCGATATTTATAGCTTGGGTGTTGTTCTATTGGAACTCATTTCTGGACGCAAGGCATTCGACTCTAACAGGACTTTCCGAGAGCAGAACTTGGTTAACTGG TCTCGCCCATTCATGAAGGATCGGAGGAAATTTGTACAGCTGGCAGATCCAGCTATGAAGGGTTTTTTTCCATTGCGGTGTCTCCATCATGCTATCGCCATAGCTGCCATGTGTATCCAGGAGCAACCTGCTTTTCGGCCACTCATTCCTGAAGTACTGGAGGCACTTGAATACCTGGCATCTCAACCTTACAATCCAGAAGCCAGTGGTTCTGAAAAACGCAGCCGTTTTCAACCTTTACCTTCACAACGAGACCGAAGCAGATACTAG
- the LOC141611323 gene encoding protein-S-isoprenylcysteine O-methyltransferase B-like, protein MDITEIFGYTACRQLSQFIAAVLFFHASEYTLSVCTHGRSNVTLKSLLISKSYVVAMIGALVEYWLEITFFPWLKEYWWISNLGLTMVVIGEVIRKVAMVTAGRSFTHLIKVYHEEHHRLITHGIYGFVRHPAYTGFFIWSVGSQIMLLNPICTLGFAVVVWKFFAGRIPYEEFFLKQFFEVEYDLYAQRVPSGVPFVK, encoded by the coding sequence ATGGATATAACCGAAATCTTCGGCTACACAGCCTGCAGACAGCTGTCTCAGTTTATTGCAGCTGTACTCTTCTTCCATGCGTCGGAATACACTCTATCTGTCTGTACTCATGGGAGATCAAACGTGACTCTCAAGTCTCTTTTAATCAGCAAAAGTTACGTTGTTGCCATGATCGGGGCATTGGTGGAGTATTGGCTTGAAATAACCTTCTTTCCATGGTTGAAAGAGTACTGGTGGATAAGCAACTTAGGCTTAACCATGGTTGTCATTGGGGAAGTGATACGCAAAGTGGCGATGGTTACAGCTGGACGTTCCTTCACACATCTTATCAAAGTTTATCATGAAGAGCATCATAGACTAATAACCCATGGCATTTATGGATTTGTAAGGCATCCCGCGTATACCGGGTTTTTCATATGGTCAGTTGGCAGTCAGATAATGCTGCTTAATCCAATTTGTACCCTTGGATTTGCAGTGGTTGTGTGGAAGTTCTTTGCTGGGCGGATACCATATGAGGAGTTCTTCTTGAAACAGTTCTTCGAAGTTGAGTATGACTTGTATGCTCAAAGGGTCCCGTCTGGTGTACCGTTTGTGAAGTAA